AAACTTCGTGGGGTGTACCAACTTGTTGGATAAGGCCGTCTTTTAAAACAATGATACGATCGGCTAATGACATGGCTTCTTCTTGGGAATGGGTGACAAACAAAGTCGTCGCCTGTAATTTTTTATGGGTAGCTAAAATTAAATCCCCCACTTGATCTTGTAATTTGGCATCTAAATTGGATAAAGGCTCATCCATTAAAAATAGCTTGGGGTTACGCACGATTGCCCGCGCTAAGGAAACCCGTTGTCTTTGTCCCCCAGATAAGTTTTTGGGCAAAACATTTACTACCTCTGTCAAACCTAACTCTTTTGTTACCCAGTCTAATTTTTCTTGTCGTTCTTTTTTTGCTGTTTTTCGAATTTTCATGCCAAAAGTAATGTTTTCTGCCGCCGTCATGTGGGGAAATAAGGCATACTCTTGAAAGACTAACGCCATATTGCGGTCTTTAGGTGCCAATTTTGTAATTTCTTGGTCAGCTAAAGTGATTTGCCCGCTACTGGGTTCTTCAAAACCGGTCAAAATATTTAAAAGCGTCGATTTTCCACTACCGCTGGGTCCAACGATGGCAATAAATTCACCTTTTGCCACATCTAAAGAAAAATCTTGCAGCGCTTTTGTCTTTTTATGGGGATAAAGCTTGCTGATATTTTGGATTGATAAATAACTCACAGCACAACCTCCTGTTAGCTGAAATTCGCCTCACCAAGCTTACACTTTTTTTGTTTATGCGTCAAAATACAACAAGCAAAATAAAATATGTATGAAAAAAAACTGAGAAAAAATAAAAATATATTGTCATTTTATTGCGTAATTATTTGTAGCGAAGAATTTAATGAGTAAAAACACGCTACACCAATAATAATTGCGGTGCACTAAGATGAGTAGCTTTGATGAGTAGCTTTTTAGTAAGAAACGGAAA
The DNA window shown above is from Enterococcus montenegrensis and carries:
- a CDS encoding ABC transporter ATP-binding protein, whose translation is MSYLSIQNISKLYPHKKTKALQDFSLDVAKGEFIAIVGPSGSGKSTLLNILTGFEEPSSGQITLADQEITKLAPKDRNMALVFQEYALFPHMTAAENITFGMKIRKTAKKERQEKLDWVTKELGLTEVVNVLPKNLSGGQRQRVSLARAIVRNPKLFLMDEPLSNLDAKLQDQVGDLILATHKKLQATTLFVTHSQEEAMSLADRIIVLKDGLIQQVGTPHEVYEKPQNRFVAEFIGRPAINLFPFSKLPQKLQQQFPRESKKLVAIRSEYLHIREISHKDGGFTAPLEIGVVTEIRYYGGSSILQLAWQDSILSVKTYQDTSNLMGQRVHFTFDTSKLLFFDL